In Candidatus Paracaedimonas acanthamoebae, one DNA window encodes the following:
- the tkt gene encoding transketolase: protein MTKNYSSLAAVDHQELANAIRFLSIDAIEKANSGHPGLPLGMADVATVLYQHFLKFIPQHPTWPDRDRLVLSAGHGSMLLYALNYLTGYEGMTIESLKDFRQLGSHTAGHPEIDQHLGIETTTGPLGQGLGNAVGMAIAERLLRTEFGESLFDHFTYVIAGDGCLMEGISHEAISLAGHLKLSKLIVLFDDNQISIDGPTSLSVSDDQLKRFEACGWHVQAIDGHNPEEIYLALQKAREAKEPSMIACRTTIGYGAPTKAGTSAVHGSSLGEEEVLKMRDVLNWSSPAFEIPAHILNTWRDFGTKNEQTYTVWQEQLQDSSLHVKQEIGRRFRGELPDGWQTHFQELINKFFHQKTTASTRVLSGEVLDTLISKIPELLGGSADLTGSNNTKAKESQVISSENFSGNYLHYGVREHAMAAAMNGISLHGGFIPYGGTFLAFSDYCRPSIRLSALMQTRTIYVMTHDSIGLGEDGPTHQPVEHLAALRAIPNLNVFRPADSIEVAECWALALENKTTPSVLVLTRQNLPFLRLDKREENLSGRGGYVLRENHEAQITLLATGSEVSIAVKAEEELNKKGIATRVVSLPCWRLFDLQEKEYREKVLRLDTIRIAVEAAIPFGWEKYTGSGENFIGMHGFGASGPYQDLYRHFGITVEAIVELALKKLKER, encoded by the coding sequence ATTACTAAGAACTATTCTTCATTAGCTGCAGTCGATCATCAAGAATTGGCAAATGCTATACGTTTTTTGAGTATTGATGCCATCGAAAAAGCTAATTCAGGCCATCCAGGATTGCCCTTAGGAATGGCAGATGTTGCAACAGTTTTATATCAGCATTTTCTTAAATTTATTCCTCAACATCCCACATGGCCAGATCGAGATCGCTTAGTTCTTTCAGCAGGACATGGTTCCATGTTGTTATATGCTCTTAATTATCTCACGGGATATGAAGGAATGACGATAGAATCTCTGAAAGATTTTCGTCAGCTAGGATCTCATACTGCAGGTCACCCTGAAATAGATCAGCATTTAGGAATAGAAACAACAACAGGCCCTTTGGGGCAGGGACTCGGCAATGCCGTAGGAATGGCAATTGCTGAGCGCCTTTTGCGAACCGAATTTGGAGAATCCCTTTTTGATCATTTTACATATGTTATTGCGGGGGATGGCTGCCTTATGGAAGGGATCTCTCACGAAGCTATCTCACTAGCCGGTCACCTTAAACTTTCTAAGCTCATCGTTTTGTTTGACGATAACCAGATATCGATCGATGGTCCGACAAGCTTATCCGTCTCAGATGACCAGTTAAAACGTTTTGAAGCTTGTGGATGGCACGTGCAGGCAATTGATGGACATAATCCTGAAGAAATTTATTTAGCTCTTCAAAAAGCACGAGAAGCAAAAGAGCCTTCAATGATTGCATGCCGCACAACAATTGGTTATGGGGCGCCGACTAAAGCAGGAACCTCAGCTGTTCACGGCTCTTCTTTAGGTGAAGAAGAAGTATTAAAGATGCGTGACGTTTTAAATTGGTCTTCTCCTGCCTTTGAAATCCCGGCTCATATTCTGAATACTTGGCGAGATTTTGGCACAAAGAATGAGCAAACCTATACAGTCTGGCAAGAACAACTTCAAGATTCTTCGCTCCATGTTAAACAAGAAATAGGACGCCGTTTTAGGGGAGAATTACCCGATGGATGGCAAACGCATTTTCAAGAATTAATTAATAAGTTTTTTCACCAAAAGACAACAGCATCGACTCGGGTTCTTTCTGGTGAAGTTCTTGATACCTTAATCTCAAAAATACCAGAATTATTAGGAGGCTCAGCAGATCTCACGGGCTCCAATAATACGAAAGCAAAAGAAAGCCAGGTTATTTCTTCAGAAAATTTTTCTGGTAATTATCTTCATTATGGCGTGAGAGAACATGCAATGGCCGCCGCCATGAACGGAATAAGTCTTCATGGGGGATTTATTCCTTATGGAGGAACATTTTTGGCCTTTAGTGATTATTGCAGGCCCTCAATCCGCCTATCTGCGCTTATGCAAACGCGTACAATTTATGTTATGACCCATGATTCTATTGGATTAGGTGAAGACGGGCCCACCCATCAACCTGTCGAACATTTAGCAGCATTAAGGGCGATTCCAAATTTGAATGTTTTTAGGCCTGCAGATTCGATTGAGGTGGCGGAATGTTGGGCATTAGCTTTGGAAAATAAGACAACCCCGTCAGTTCTTGTCTTAACGCGTCAGAATCTTCCCTTTCTACGTCTTGATAAGAGAGAAGAAAATTTGAGCGGAAGAGGGGGCTATGTTTTAAGAGAAAACCACGAAGCTCAAATCACACTCTTGGCAACAGGTTCTGAAGTCTCAATCGCCGTAAAGGCAGAAGAAGAACTTAATAAAAAGGGAATTGCAACGCGGGTCGTCTCACTTCCGTGCTGGCGCCTTTTTGATCTTCAAGAAAAAGAGTATCGAGAAAAAGTTTTGAGACTTGATACAATAAGGATTGCAGTTGAAGCTGCTATTCCTTTTGGCTGGGAGAAATATACAGGTTCAGGAGAAAATTTTATAGGAATGCATGGTTTTGGAGCTTCGGGACCTTATCAAGATCTTTACAGACACTTTGGAATTACAGTAGAAGCTATAGTAGAATTGGCACTTAAAAAATTAAAGGAGAGATAA
- a CDS encoding NfeD family protein, which produces MFFFEEITMWHWWTLGIIFLIFELMLPGACFLWLGISAAIIGIITALIPTLSLVYQLLLFSGISVASIIVYLRYKTQDSSSDSILNKRAKHYIGQIFTLENALKNGQGKIQLGDTIWTIRGPSCDKGAKVKVVSTEGSILNVEIL; this is translated from the coding sequence ATGTTTTTTTTCGAAGAAATTACGATGTGGCATTGGTGGACACTAGGTATCATATTTCTGATATTTGAACTAATGCTCCCAGGGGCTTGTTTTTTATGGCTTGGGATCTCTGCAGCAATCATAGGAATTATAACAGCACTCATACCAACCTTGAGCTTAGTATATCAATTATTATTGTTTTCAGGTATTTCAGTGGCTTCCATTATCGTTTATTTACGCTATAAAACTCAAGATTCTTCAAGTGACTCGATATTAAATAAACGAGCTAAGCATTACATCGGACAGATTTTTACACTAGAGAATGCGCTTAAAAATGGGCAAGGAAAAATTCAGCTTGGCGATACTATTTGGACTATTAGGGGGCCAAGCTGTGACAAAGGCGCAAAAGTTAAAGTAGTCTCTACAGAAGGTAGTATTTTAAACGTCGAAATTTTATGA
- the mutY gene encoding A/G-specific adenine glycosylase encodes MKEYHKALLNWYDNEGRILPWRARGEQIPNPYHVWLSEIMLQQTTVVTVIPYFLSFIQRWPTFHQLAKASLDNILHAWQGLGYYARARNLHLCAKKISEEYEGRLPTNSEQLIKLPGIGPYTSKAIAAIAFNECVLPVDGNIARILSRLYAISAPLSQGMPEIQNAANVFTPQIRPGDFAQAMMDLGATICIPRSPSCEKCPFQSTCKAHALGISAELPVKNKKPIRPQKYTIAYILKREDGAILLRKRSEKGLLGGMMAVPTSEWQLEKIDNKNIEKNAPFITHWKSLESKISHSFTHFDLEVAPYYGNICTQKAEALEGDWVFPHQLKQYALPKLFKKVIETSLNELSPIDVA; translated from the coding sequence ATGAAAGAGTATCATAAAGCTCTTTTGAACTGGTACGATAATGAAGGAAGAATTCTTCCTTGGCGCGCCAGAGGAGAGCAAATACCAAATCCTTATCATGTCTGGCTAAGCGAAATTATGTTACAACAGACAACTGTTGTTACCGTAATTCCCTATTTTTTGTCATTTATTCAACGATGGCCCACTTTTCACCAATTAGCTAAGGCTTCCCTTGATAATATTCTTCATGCATGGCAAGGCTTAGGATACTACGCTCGTGCAAGAAATCTTCATCTGTGTGCAAAAAAAATTTCAGAGGAGTATGAAGGCAGACTTCCAACAAATTCTGAACAATTAATAAAACTTCCTGGCATAGGACCTTATACCTCGAAAGCAATTGCAGCTATTGCATTTAACGAATGCGTGTTACCGGTAGACGGAAATATTGCTCGGATACTTTCACGTCTGTATGCTATTTCAGCACCACTTTCTCAAGGAATGCCAGAAATCCAGAATGCAGCAAATGTATTTACGCCTCAGATAAGACCTGGAGATTTTGCACAAGCAATGATGGATTTGGGAGCAACTATCTGTATCCCTAGATCACCTTCTTGTGAAAAATGTCCCTTCCAATCAACCTGTAAAGCTCATGCCTTAGGGATTTCAGCTGAGCTTCCTGTGAAAAATAAAAAACCTATAAGACCTCAAAAGTACACGATTGCTTATATTCTCAAAAGAGAAGATGGGGCAATTTTGTTGAGGAAAAGATCCGAAAAAGGGTTGCTTGGAGGAATGATGGCTGTTCCGACCTCAGAGTGGCAATTGGAAAAAATCGATAACAAAAATATTGAAAAAAATGCTCCTTTTATAACTCATTGGAAATCACTTGAGAGTAAAATAAGTCATAGCTTTACCCACTTTGATCTCGAAGTTGCCCCCTATTATGGGAATATTTGCACTCAAAAAGCAGAAGCTTTAGAGGGCGATTGGGTTTTTCCCCATCAATTAAAACAATATGCTTTACCCAAATTATTTAAAAAAGTTATTGAAACAAGTTTAAATGAATTAAGCCCCATTGACGTTGCCTAA
- a CDS encoding bifunctional folylpolyglutamate synthase/dihydrofolate synthase, giving the protein MNKVGAPHLKLPPTIHVAGTNGKGSTIAFLRAIFENSGYKAHVYTSPHLQKFNERIIVSGNKIEDTYFSQLLDECEKYAQDQEDLTWFEFITVVAFLAYAQNPADILLLETGIGGRLDATNVISSPLATAITSISYDHQEHLGKTLAQIAYAKAGIFKRGTPAFSVAQPQEVENVLLGHAQDLSVSLFLENRDWNVQEKENGVVYCSNLYCPKVSLAGKHQIHNAGLALSIASSLRHSFNLEEENLKAGIATAIWRGRLQELSSSFLINYLPTDSEIWLDSAHNEGGAQALADTVQTWNSLPTYFIIGMLNHKDSHAFLSSLSKVAKGFCFIPIPSSEKCLSSDKLLDVTPYKNGFSADNLIEGLKKIAQLSSCPVRIIICGSVYLAGDVLNMIEDNHERVS; this is encoded by the coding sequence TTGAATAAAGTAGGAGCTCCGCATCTTAAACTTCCGCCGACAATTCATGTGGCAGGCACAAATGGGAAGGGATCAACGATTGCTTTTTTGCGGGCTATTTTTGAAAATTCAGGATATAAAGCGCACGTCTATACTTCACCTCATTTACAAAAATTTAATGAGCGTATTATTGTTTCGGGCAATAAAATAGAAGATACTTATTTTTCCCAATTACTTGATGAGTGTGAGAAATATGCTCAAGATCAAGAAGACTTGACCTGGTTTGAATTCATTACTGTTGTTGCATTTTTAGCTTATGCTCAAAATCCTGCAGATATCTTGTTATTAGAAACAGGGATTGGAGGACGGCTTGATGCTACAAATGTTATAAGTTCTCCTCTTGCCACTGCAATTACATCTATCTCATATGACCATCAAGAACATCTGGGAAAAACATTGGCTCAAATTGCTTATGCGAAAGCAGGCATTTTTAAAAGAGGGACTCCAGCTTTTTCAGTCGCCCAACCTCAAGAAGTTGAAAACGTCCTTTTAGGGCACGCTCAAGATTTATCTGTTTCACTTTTCTTAGAAAATCGAGACTGGAATGTTCAAGAAAAAGAAAATGGCGTCGTTTATTGTTCAAATTTATACTGCCCCAAGGTAAGCTTGGCAGGAAAACACCAGATACATAATGCGGGATTAGCATTGAGTATTGCGTCTTCTTTGCGCCACTCATTTAATTTGGAAGAAGAAAATCTAAAAGCGGGAATAGCAACGGCCATTTGGAGAGGAAGGTTACAAGAACTTTCTTCTAGCTTTTTAATTAATTATCTTCCAACAGATTCAGAAATTTGGCTTGATAGCGCCCATAATGAAGGAGGAGCTCAAGCTCTTGCAGACACAGTGCAGACTTGGAATTCTTTGCCAACCTATTTTATTATTGGAATGCTGAATCACAAAGATTCTCATGCTTTTTTATCTTCACTCTCCAAAGTAGCTAAAGGATTCTGTTTTATTCCTATTCCGTCATCCGAAAAATGTCTCTCATCTGATAAGCTCCTTGACGTCACGCCTTATAAAAATGGCTTTTCTGCAGATAATCTTATCGAAGGTTTAAAGAAAATCGCTCAATTGTCTTCCTGTCCTGTTAGAATTATAATTTGCGGCTCTGTTTATTTAGCAGGTGATGTTTTAAATATGATAGAAGATAATCATGAAAGAGTATCATAA
- a CDS encoding FliM/FliN family flagellar motor switch protein: MSSNDVALFSKEWYFSDEWEQFSSEDSITHETLEPQNSQALLNQEEINSLLNHYKSPEKQAYFGVENLLKTKNSSIDDFPFLDSILRDFSQKCLDSWRSILLMNDKLDYFLENKKFVSLKNSIEEFFINGGTKIVKMKQFSSPLLINFNSECTDFLIESILGGCSTLHSAQKNKRPLTKLSTNINLYFLRFLLSALENAFGKFVNYDFFLEEENDPSDLMHLSHLSDNALLVKFIFMVDSSSNTINILFPLTFLEDFKLRLERKNKIKEQQHFTVWQEYLSNHLEQTHLTVEAKLPLIISSLEEILTWKIGTQITLPLTSSSLISVECEDIELMKGEVGQYNNSVAIQITRNKLSSIKEEK, encoded by the coding sequence TTGAGCTCAAACGATGTGGCTTTATTCTCAAAAGAATGGTATTTTTCTGATGAATGGGAGCAATTTTCATCTGAAGACTCTATTACTCATGAAACTTTAGAACCACAAAATAGCCAAGCACTTCTCAATCAGGAAGAGATTAACAGTCTTCTCAATCACTATAAATCACCAGAAAAACAAGCTTATTTTGGGGTTGAAAATTTACTAAAAACTAAAAATTCATCCATCGATGATTTTCCTTTTTTAGATAGTATTTTAAGAGACTTTTCTCAAAAATGCCTGGATAGTTGGCGCTCAATATTGTTAATGAACGATAAGTTAGACTATTTTTTAGAGAATAAAAAGTTTGTTTCTCTTAAAAATTCTATTGAAGAATTCTTCATTAACGGGGGTACAAAAATTGTTAAGATGAAGCAATTTTCTTCTCCTCTTCTTATAAATTTTAATTCGGAATGCACTGATTTTCTTATTGAATCCATCTTGGGAGGTTGTTCAACTCTTCATTCAGCGCAAAAAAACAAAAGGCCCCTAACGAAGCTTTCAACTAATATTAATCTTTATTTTTTGCGTTTCTTATTAAGTGCACTTGAGAATGCATTTGGGAAATTTGTTAACTATGATTTTTTTTTAGAAGAAGAAAATGATCCATCTGACTTAATGCATTTAAGCCACCTTTCAGATAATGCTCTTCTTGTTAAATTTATATTTATGGTTGATTCTTCTTCGAATACGATCAATATACTTTTTCCTCTGACTTTTTTAGAAGATTTTAAACTTAGGCTTGAAAGAAAAAATAAGATAAAAGAGCAACAACATTTCACCGTGTGGCAGGAATATTTATCTAATCACTTAGAACAAACACATCTTACAGTAGAAGCGAAATTACCCCTTATAATATCTTCATTGGAAGAAATTCTCACCTGGAAAATAGGGACTCAAATAACTCTTCCTCTTACTTCTTCCTCATTAATTTCAGTAGAATGCGAAGATATAGAACTGATGAAGGGAGAAGTAGGACAATATAATAATTCAGTTGCAATTCAAATTACACGTAATAAACTTAGCTCAATAAAGGAAGAAAAATGA
- a CDS encoding aspartate/glutamate racemase family protein, whose product MTSKNKIIAIIGGMGPASGECLQSLLFTEMRNNLCIQNDQEYIDIIHCSFGSEIPDRTSFLEGKTTLNPAIPVFKIFQQLENISLAFKRPIVGCISCNTFFAPPIFDHFKELWEKKTLHHIQYLNLVEHTTNFTLSQFQSGDKIGLISTTGERKLKIYQKLLEEKGLEILHLDIERQQKLHQAIYDVKSNPFDSHKAHTIILDAISLLLSQGAQKVLLGCTEISLVINQHGFNPLQHIDPLRVIAQELLKEASFPFFGTNVKGFS is encoded by the coding sequence ATGACATCGAAAAATAAAATAATCGCTATTATCGGGGGGATGGGGCCAGCAAGTGGGGAATGTCTCCAATCTTTACTTTTTACGGAAATGCGCAATAATCTTTGCATTCAAAATGATCAAGAATATATTGATATTATTCATTGTTCTTTTGGAAGTGAAATTCCAGATAGGACTTCTTTTTTAGAAGGAAAAACAACCCTCAATCCAGCAATTCCTGTTTTTAAAATTTTTCAACAACTTGAAAACATATCCCTTGCTTTTAAACGACCAATAGTTGGTTGTATTTCTTGTAATACATTTTTTGCGCCTCCCATATTCGATCATTTTAAAGAGCTATGGGAAAAAAAAACTTTGCATCATATTCAATATCTAAACTTAGTTGAGCACACTACAAACTTCACTCTCTCACAATTTCAATCTGGCGATAAGATAGGACTTATATCAACCACAGGAGAGAGAAAACTTAAAATATATCAAAAATTATTAGAAGAAAAAGGCTTAGAAATTTTACACCTTGATATCGAAAGACAGCAAAAACTCCATCAGGCCATTTATGACGTCAAAAGTAATCCATTTGATTCACATAAAGCTCACACAATTATTCTAGATGCTATTTCCCTCCTTTTATCACAAGGGGCGCAAAAAGTTTTATTGGGATGTACAGAGATTTCTCTTGTCATCAATCAACATGGATTTAATCCTTTACAGCATATTGATCCTCTCAGAGTTATTGCCCAGGAGCTTCTCAAAGAAGCTTCATTTCCATTTTTTGGAACTAATGTTAAAGGATTTTCTTGA
- a CDS encoding SPFH/Band 7/PHB domain protein, with protein MDFSLTFEFLFLALTFLFVLLAVKSVPQGYEWTVERFGRYIRTLEPGLNFIIPFIDRIGAKVSMQENVFDVPSQDIITQDNAMLKVDGVVFYQVLDAAKSAYEVANIDRAMINLAMTNIRTVMGGMDMDELLSNREKINTSLLHVIDDATTPWGVKVTRVEIKDITPPRDLVDAMARQMKAEREKRATVLEAEGEKQSAILIADGAKQSAILEAEGRKEAAYREAEARERLAEAEARAIEVVSLTIAKGNPQAVNYFIAQKYVDALQTIGAADNQKVLFLPLEATSIIGSIGGISEIAKEAFLPKKSSSKKDN; from the coding sequence ATGGATTTTTCACTTACTTTTGAATTTTTATTTTTAGCACTTACTTTTCTATTTGTTCTTTTGGCTGTGAAATCTGTTCCTCAAGGCTATGAATGGACAGTAGAAAGGTTTGGTCGTTATATTCGTACTCTTGAGCCAGGACTTAATTTTATCATTCCATTTATAGACAGAATTGGCGCAAAAGTTAGCATGCAGGAAAATGTCTTTGATGTTCCTTCTCAAGACATCATTACTCAAGACAATGCGATGTTAAAAGTCGATGGTGTTGTTTTTTATCAGGTATTGGATGCCGCTAAATCTGCTTATGAGGTTGCAAATATTGATCGTGCAATGATTAATCTTGCGATGACGAATATTCGGACAGTCATGGGAGGTATGGATATGGATGAATTACTTTCCAATCGCGAGAAAATTAACACATCTTTATTACATGTTATTGATGATGCAACCACACCTTGGGGAGTAAAGGTCACCCGAGTTGAAATAAAAGACATCACACCTCCAAGAGACCTTGTGGATGCCATGGCACGCCAGATGAAAGCAGAACGCGAAAAACGAGCTACAGTTCTAGAGGCAGAAGGAGAAAAACAATCTGCTATTCTAATTGCAGATGGGGCAAAACAATCTGCTATTTTAGAAGCTGAAGGACGTAAAGAAGCAGCTTATAGAGAGGCAGAAGCTCGTGAGCGTCTTGCAGAAGCTGAAGCAAGAGCAATTGAGGTTGTTTCACTTACGATTGCCAAAGGAAATCCTCAGGCAGTTAATTATTTTATTGCCCAAAAGTACGTTGATGCGCTTCAAACAATAGGGGCGGCGGATAATCAAAAAGTACTATTTTTACCTTTAGAGGCGACAAGTATTATTGGATCTATAGGGGGAATTAGTGAAATTGCAAAAGAAGCCTTTCTTCCAAAGAAGAGTTCATCAAAAAAGGACAATTAA
- a CDS encoding amino acid ABC transporter substrate-binding protein, producing MRIFLSYRKVLIIFFYLLAICITSASSDASSLEKNYSQDIQDIVTRGKLVVAILKTDNPPFFMTTSEGKLEGIDIELSEKIAKELGVTLEINRTAHTYDEVVNLVAAGEADLGVSKLSYTDERAKKVLYTKPYAVFRKAMLVNRLIYAGIKRQRKAESLKDLFSNLDAKIGVVKKSSYIDFAKNLFPQASIQETETWDQSLKLLQEGKLLAIFRDEIETRKFLLSRPDANLKLLSLIIKSQEDSIRMIIPRNRLHFLLWINGFLETNQIKYDANLILEKNEKIYKN from the coding sequence ATGCGAATATTCTTATCTTATCGTAAAGTTTTAATCATATTTTTTTACTTGTTAGCGATTTGTATTACATCAGCGAGTTCTGATGCTTCTTCTCTGGAAAAAAATTATTCTCAAGATATCCAAGATATCGTTACGAGAGGAAAACTTGTTGTTGCTATCTTAAAAACTGATAATCCTCCCTTTTTCATGACGACCTCAGAAGGTAAGCTAGAAGGAATAGATATTGAGTTAAGTGAAAAAATAGCCAAAGAATTAGGAGTTACTCTAGAAATAAATCGAACAGCTCACACATATGATGAAGTTGTCAATCTCGTTGCGGCAGGAGAAGCAGATCTTGGTGTTTCCAAACTTAGCTATACAGATGAAAGAGCTAAAAAAGTCCTTTATACTAAACCATATGCTGTTTTTCGTAAAGCAATGCTTGTTAATCGGCTCATATATGCGGGAATAAAAAGGCAACGCAAAGCAGAATCTTTAAAGGACCTTTTTTCAAATCTAGATGCAAAAATAGGGGTTGTGAAAAAAAGTTCTTATATAGATTTTGCAAAGAACTTGTTTCCACAAGCTTCTATTCAAGAGACTGAAACATGGGATCAAAGCCTTAAATTACTGCAAGAAGGAAAGCTTCTTGCCATCTTTCGAGATGAAATTGAAACACGTAAATTTTTATTATCTCGTCCTGACGCAAATTTAAAATTATTGTCACTTATCATTAAATCTCAAGAAGATTCTATTCGTATGATTATCCCACGTAATCGATTACATTTTCTTTTATGGATCAATGGATTTTTAGAAACAAATCAGATCAAATACGATGCAAACCTGATTCTTGAAAAAAATGAAAAAATTTACAAAAATTAA
- a CDS encoding acetyl-CoA carboxylase carboxyltransferase subunit beta, translating to MNWITDFVRPKLRALVGKDVPDNLWDKCTKCEQMIFHRDLAENNFVCRHCGNHMRLEAKKRLELLFDDQEYTRIPTPKVTHDPLKFKDLKKYSDRLKDARHKTEEEDAILIAIGRIGGQKTIIVAFDFNFMGGSMGTAVGAGLVTAAKSAVKHRAPLIVIPASGGARMQEGILSLMQMPRTTIAVRQVKEAGLPYITLLTDPTTGGVSASFAMLGDVAIAEPGAMIGFAGARVIQQTIRHALPEGFQTAEYLLEHGMIDMVVPRHQLKDRLATLISILMKPRI from the coding sequence ATGAACTGGATTACTGATTTTGTTCGCCCTAAATTAAGAGCACTTGTGGGCAAAGATGTCCCCGATAATTTATGGGATAAATGCACAAAATGTGAACAAATGATTTTTCATCGTGATTTAGCTGAAAACAATTTTGTGTGTCGGCATTGTGGAAATCATATGCGACTTGAAGCTAAAAAGCGGCTTGAGCTTTTATTTGACGATCAAGAATATACACGTATTCCAACGCCTAAAGTTACTCATGATCCTTTGAAATTCAAAGATTTGAAAAAATATTCTGACCGTTTAAAAGATGCCCGACATAAAACTGAAGAAGAAGATGCAATTCTTATTGCAATAGGACGTATTGGGGGACAAAAGACAATCATCGTTGCTTTTGATTTTAATTTTATGGGAGGATCAATGGGAACTGCGGTAGGCGCAGGACTCGTAACTGCAGCCAAATCTGCAGTGAAACATAGAGCTCCTTTAATTGTTATTCCTGCCTCTGGAGGAGCTAGAATGCAAGAAGGAATCCTTTCTCTTATGCAAATGCCACGCACAACTATAGCAGTTCGTCAAGTAAAAGAGGCTGGCTTACCTTATATTACCCTTCTTACTGATCCAACAACAGGAGGCGTATCAGCATCCTTTGCAATGTTAGGAGATGTTGCTATTGCTGAACCCGGAGCCATGATAGGTTTTGCTGGGGCACGTGTTATCCAACAAACCATACGGCATGCTCTACCTGAAGGATTCCAAACGGCAGAATATCTTCTTGAACATGGAATGATCGATATGGTTGTTCCCCGTCATCAACTAAAAGACCGTTTAGCTACCTTAATAAGTATTTTAATGAAGCCCCGCATCTAG